The sequence below is a genomic window from Moritella sp. Urea-trap-13.
ATTAAGCAATGATACGGATGCTGAGAGCGACAATTTAACCGCCATCAAAGTCAGCGAGCCTGCGAATGGGTCGTTAACACTCAACAGTAACGGTACGTTTAGTTATACCCATGATGGCAGTGAAACCACGACGGATTCATTTAGCTATAAAGTCAATGATGGCACGGTCGATTCGAATACCGTGACAGTGTCCATCAACATTGCTGCACAAAATGATACGCCAGTGGCGCTGGTTGATAGTTACAGTGTTGATGAAGGCGCTACGCTGAATGGTTCAACGGTCTTGAGCAATGATAGCGACGGCGATAATGATAACTTAACCGCCATCAAAGTCAGCGAGCCTGCGAATGGGTCGTTAACACTGAACAGTAATGGTAGT
It includes:
- a CDS encoding Ig-like domain-containing protein; the protein is LSNDTDAESDNLTAIKVSEPANGSLTLNSNGTFSYTHDGSETTTDSFSYKVNDGTVDSNTVTVSINIAAQNDTPVALVDSYSVDEGATLNGSTVLSNDSDGDNDNLTAIKVSEPANGSLTLNSNGS